Genomic window (Mycoplasma leachii PG50):
TTCTAACTTATCAACATCTAAAAATTGAACTTTATCAAAAAGAATATTAAAGTCAATTAAATCATTTTTTAAATCAAAATTTAAATTATAAGGATTTTTAATATTAGACCAATTATTATTAGTGCTTATAATAAGTGATAAAAACTTGAAATTGTAACCTAGATAATCTTTATAAATTTGTTTATTTAAAGAATCTTCTAATTTAGTTTTTGTAAAAGTGGTTGAAACTTGGATTAAAATTTTATTTTTAGTATCAATTAAATCAAAACCTGAAATATTAGATTTGATTGTATTTGCATTTATTAAAGATCAACCATAAATAATGTTAAGTATATCTTTTAAAATATTTTCTGAAATTTTATTAGTATCAAAAAGTTTAGCAGTATTAAAAGCTTTTATTTCATCTTGTAATTTAGCTAATTTATTAATTATGTTATTAATATAAATTTTTGATTGCATCTAGCAACTCCTATTAAAAGTTAAGCTATTAGTTTAGTTTAAAACTAATGCTTTCTTCTTAATTATTTTAATAAAATAAAAAATAAAAAATAGGCTTGAGATTAGAAATAGGCTATTTTTAGAAATTATCAAAATATTTTCTTATACACAAACTTAATACAATCAGCAAGATAGTAATTCTTTTTTTAATTAAGCTTTATTAATTGAACCTAGAACTTCTAGTTTTTGTTTAATTACTTTTTTCATTTGATCAATTGCAAAACGACCAAATTTTCTAGCATCGTAACTAGTTGGATTTTCTTTAAATCATTGTTTTAAACTATTTGCATAAACTAGTTTTAAATCAGTTCCAATATTTATTTTACAAATACCAGAATTAATTGCTTTTTTTAAATCAGTATCACTAAGTCCACTTGAACCATGTAATACTAAAGGAGTATTTATTGAATCTCTAATTTCTTTAATACGATCAAAGTTTAAATTAGGTGCAGTTTTAAAAATTCCATGACTTGTTCCAACTGCTATAGCTAAAGCATCAATTTGAGTTAAATTAACAAATTTAATAGCTTCATCAACACTAGTATATTTATTTTTATTTGAATCTGTATCATCTTCTTTACCACCAACATGACCAATTTCAGATTCAACTTCTACATTTTTTGATTTTGCATAGTTAACTATTTCTAAGGTCTTATTTACATTAGTATTAAAATCATCTAATGAAGCATCTAACATTACTGATGAAAACCCATTATCACAAGCTCACTTAATTAGATTAAGATCATAACCATGATCTCAATGTAAAACTATAGGAACTTTAGTATTACTAATAATTGCATTAGCACTAGCTATGACTATTTCTTTTCCTATATATTTAGCAGCAGATTCTGTTATCATTGCAATTATTGGCGAATTTGATTCTTCAGCAGCTTCAACTATTGCTTTTAACATTTCAAGATTATCAAAATTAAAAGCACCAATTGCATAATGATTTTGTCTAGCTTTTAATAATTGATCTTTTAAACTAGCTTTCATAAAAATCCTTTAAAAATATTTAATAATAAAAGATAAAATTTGTCTTACTAAAATAATCTTTTTATTTGAATAAAGTAAAGATATAACAAAAAACGACAACTTATATCTATTAAAATTTTACAATAGATTTAAAATTATTTTAAACTTTTTTAAAGTTTTTTAAAAATAAATTGTAAAATAAGGTTAAGGAGCAAGATACGATGTTAAAAGATCAAAGAAGACAAAAAATTCTTGAAATAGTAAATGAAAAAGATTTTGTTACTAATAAACAGTTAGCAAAATTATTGTCTTCTACTATTCAAACTATTATTAGCGATATTTCTGAACTAGATAAAGAAAAAAAACTTTACAAAGTTTATGGTGGAGCAAAATCTGCAAATTCACTAGCAAAGCGTTATGAGTTATTTGATGAAGAAAAACAACATATAAATATAGATATAAAAGATCTTATTGCACAAAAAGCTAGTGAATATGTTAGTAATGGTGATCTGATCTTTTTAGATACTGGAACAACAACAAAGCAAATGATCAAATACTTAATTAATAAAAAAATAATTGTTGTTACTAATGGATATTCAATAGCTTTAGAGTTAGTTGAACAAGACATAGAAGTAATTTTATTAGGTGGATCAATTAACCCATCTACACATTCAACAATTGGTGAACTTGCTCTGAAAAATTTAGATAATTTTTATTTTGATAAGGTTTTTATAGGAATGAATAATTTATCATCACAACATTTTTACACAACAAATATTAAAGAAGCATTAATAAAAGAAAAAGCTATTAAAAATTCTGATAAATCTTTTATATTAATGGATTCTTCTAAATTTGGTTCTAAAAATGTAATTAAAGTAGATGTTTTAAAAGAAACTATTTTAATAAGTGATAAAGATACAGATGAATATAAAGGACTAATTATAAACCTTGAATAAGGATCCATATGACAAAACAACAAAAACAACTAGCATTAATTGAAGAAATTTTTATTAATGTTGGTGGTAAACAAAATATTAAAGATGTTTATAATTGTGCAACAAGATTAAGACTAACACTTTATGATCAAAGTTTAATTAAATTAGACAATTTAAAAGCTTTAAAAAGAACACAAGGTTGTTTAATTTCTAGTGGGGAATTACAAATTATTATAGGATCAGAAGTTAGTCAAATAACTAATCTTTTAAAAGAACAACTACAAATTAATATAGATAAAATTAATGGATTTGAAATTAAAAATTCATTAAATGTAAATAATAAAAAAGTAGGACTTACTAAAAGATTTGTTAAATCAATTTCAGCAATATTTGGTCCACTAATTCCATTTTTAATTGGATTTGGATTAATTATGGCTTTACAACAAATTCTAATTAGAATTGGTTGAGTACATTTAATTAAATCAGACTCAGTGTTTCAAAAAGACTATAATATTTTTGATTTAATTATAAATACAATAGCTAACTCAGGATTTAAATTAATAGGAGTAATGGTAATTTGATCAACAACTAGATACTTAAAGGGAAATACCGCAATTGCTATTGCTTTAGGTTTAATTATGATTTCACCAATTATTCCAGAACAAGGATTACATTTGTTAAATATTGGTTCTTGAGAAATTGTAATAAAACCATTTTATTCAACAATTTTAGTATTTATTTTTACAGGAGTAGTTATTTCTTATTTTCAAAAATTAATGAATAAATATTTTCATTCAGTTGCTAATTTTATTTTAAACCCACTTTTATCATTACTAATAGGTGGATTACTAGCATTTTTTGTTATTGGTCCAATAATGTCAATAATCGAATCATATGTCTTAAAAGCATTTAATTGATTTGTAACTTTACCTTATGGAATTAGTGGTTTAATTATTGGATTAACTTGACAACCACTAGTTGTTTTAGGAGTTCATAACGTTCTATTTTTTACAGCTATTGCTGATCTAACAACTACTAATAACCCATCAATATTTTTAGCATCTGCTTTTGCTGCAGCTTGAGCTCAAATGGGTGCAACTATTGCAGTTGGTATTAAATCTAGAAAAAATGTAGATAAATCAGCAGCTATTGCTGCAGCTTTACCTGGAATAATTTCAGGGCCAACTGAATCTTGTATTTATGCAATTAATTTAC
Coding sequences:
- a CDS encoding class II fructose-bisphosphate aldolase yields the protein MKASLKDQLLKARQNHYAIGAFNFDNLEMLKAIVEAAEESNSPIIAMITESAAKYIGKEIVIASANAIISNTKVPIVLHWDHGYDLNLIKWACDNGFSSVMLDASLDDFNTNVNKTLEIVNYAKSKNVEVESEIGHVGGKEDDTDSNKNKYTSVDEAIKFVNLTQIDALAIAVGTSHGIFKTAPNLNFDRIKEIRDSINTPLVLHGSSGLSDTDLKKAINSGICKINIGTDLKLVYANSLKQWFKENPTSYDARKFGRFAIDQMKKVIKQKLEVLGSINKA
- a CDS encoding DeoR/GlpR family DNA-binding transcription regulator; this translates as MLKDQRRQKILEIVNEKDFVTNKQLAKLLSSTIQTIISDISELDKEKKLYKVYGGAKSANSLAKRYELFDEEKQHINIDIKDLIAQKASEYVSNGDLIFLDTGTTTKQMIKYLINKKIIVVTNGYSIALELVEQDIEVILLGGSINPSTHSTIGELALKNLDNFYFDKVFIGMNNLSSQHFYTTNIKEALIKEKAIKNSDKSFILMDSSKFGSKNVIKVDVLKETILISDKDTDEYKGLIINLE
- a CDS encoding PTS transporter subunit EIIC; its protein translation is MTKQQKQLALIEEIFINVGGKQNIKDVYNCATRLRLTLYDQSLIKLDNLKALKRTQGCLISSGELQIIIGSEVSQITNLLKEQLQINIDKINGFEIKNSLNVNNKKVGLTKRFVKSISAIFGPLIPFLIGFGLIMALQQILIRIGWVHLIKSDSVFQKDYNIFDLIINTIANSGFKLIGVMVIWSTTRYLKGNTAIAIALGLIMISPIIPEQGLHLLNIGSWEIVIKPFYSTILVFIFTGVVISYFQKLMNKYFHSVANFILNPLLSLLIGGLLAFFVIGPIMSIIESYVLKAFNWFVTLPYGISGLIIGLTWQPLVVLGVHNVLFFTAIADLTTTNNPSIFLASAFAAAWAQMGATIAVGIKSRKNVDKSAAIAAALPGIISGPTESCIYAINLPRFKPFILGTIAGGIGGWLISIFNVGLNNLAGLGGVVGFLAYTDKLVLAIIIDLVSFVLGILITYLFWNEQQAEEILFKDITKELKIKTGHYNSKLQTLLIKLKIKKEQTSEKQTEIIKTYKDIDLLYKDIKKFSKQTVKYQKLVEKLKKIETKNYKIKNNILAKKLEEQKLKLENQIKTQEDIIIKNSKINYTKIKNYIEQLEKITNSNLKDFKTKYYSAINKITLDYKLIN